The Gloeobacter morelensis MG652769 genome contains the following window.
CGACGAAGCGATGCTCGAAGCACTGCGCCAGGGGGTAAGCCCGCCCAGCCTGCGGTTTTATACCTGGGCGCATCCCACCCTGTCACTCGGATTTCACCAGCACGTTTTTCCGGAACACTGGCGGGCGCTCCCGAAGGTGCGCCGCCCGACCGGCGGCCGGGCGGTCTGGCACGAGGGCGATCTCACCTACGCCGTCGCCGTGCGCGGCCTGAGCGGCTCGACCGGTCAAATCTATACCCGGCTATGTGCCTTTTTGGTGGAGGGACTGGCGAATCTAGGTATCGAAGTCGGTTTCGGCCGGGGAGGGCGCGAGTACGTCCGTCGGCCCGGCTGCTTCAGCAGTGCCACCTCGGCGGACCTGCTCTGGCGGGGACGCAAGCTGGTGGGTAGCGCCCAGGTGCGCCGGGGCGACACCGTACTGCAGCACGGCGCGATTTTGCTGGCACCCAATCAGGAACGGCTTGCGCGGCTTTTTCCCGAACAGGCTCCCGAGGCGGTGGTGGGCCTTGCCGAGATCCGCCCGGAGCTGAGCGCAGACCAAGTCATAGCCTCACTGACGGCGGCCTGGGCCACCGCCTGGGAAGCGGCGATCGTGCCGGGAGAGTGGAGCGAATGGGAGCGCCAGTGGCTGGCCCAGGGCCGGGCTCGTTGGCGCTGCGGTTAGACGGATGGACACACGTAAGGCAGAATGTAGGGGAGCAAGGGAACAAACCGTGGAGGAGACCCGGCTGGTACTGCTGTTGCGCGACACGGTTACATCGGCGGAGCCGGTTTGCACCGTGTGTTTCTACGCCGACCAGCAGGGGCGCCCCCGACACCGCGGCGAACGTCTGCTGTGTGCAAGCGAGGATATCTCCTCGCCCCACACCGGCCGATACCGTTGTCGCATGGGTTTTCACCTTGCCCAGATCCGATAGTCCTAATTCGATAGACGAGATTTGTTATGAGCTGGCGCGGCAGTACTTCTCCGAGTGATCGCATCTTCGCAAGCCTCCCGTATTTGCTTCCCATGGCAGCCTCACTGGGCTATGGCATCACGTTGCTCAGCCAGTTGGGCCTCGGCGCCGTCATCCAGATTCTGGCGCCCATCAATTTTCTGAACTCGGGCTTTATCGGCCTCGCGGTCTTCATTGCCCTGTTTGCCCTGGTGGTCAATAACACCAACATCAGCCACTTCATCCGCTTCAACGTCTTCCAGGCGCTGCTGGTAGGCATCATCCTGTCGCTGTTTTCGCTGGTGCTGCCGCTGTTGGTCAACATGTTCGCCTTCCTGCCCGGCATCGACGTCATCCAGCAGACCCTCGGCAATACGATCTTCTTGGGCATCTTCGCCTTCGGCATCTACGGCATCGTCCAGAGTCTGCTGGGTCGTTACGCGGAAGTGCCCACCATCTCCGAGGTGGTCTACAGCCAGCTGCGCTAGGTGGATATTGCCGAACTGGGTGAGCGGGGGCTGATTGCCCGGCTCGGGCGCTTTTTCGGCCATGCCCCGCACATCCTGGTGCCGGGGGGTGACGATGCGGCAGTGGTTGTACCCGGCTCGGGGGCGCTGGTGGCCACCACCGATCTGCTCTTCGAGGAGGTGCACTTTAGCGACCGCACCACCGGCCCCTTCGATGTGGGCTGGCGCTCCGCCGCGGCCAACCTCTCGGATCTGGCTGCTATGGGTGCCACCCCCTTCGGCATGCTCGTCGGATTAGGGCTTACCTCCAGCACCAGCGTCGAGTGGGTGGAAGCGTTTTATGCAGGGTTCACCGCCTGCAGCGCGCCGGTGGGAGCCTTGCTGCTGGGAGGAGACACCTGCCGGGCCAAAAGCCGCACCGTGGCTGTCACTGCCCTAGGTACGGTCGAAGCGGGCCGTATACTCAGGCGCAACGCCGCCCGGCCGGGGGACGCGCTGGTGGTGACGGGACATTTGGGTGCCTCGCGGGCGGGCCTTGCGGTGCTGCTCGAAGCGCAGCGCTACGCCCACCTTGGCGCACCGGTGCGCGAAGCGGTGGTGGCTGCCCACCGGCGACCCAGGCCACGCCTGGAGGTGCCGCCGCTCGTCTTTGCGCTGAGTGAGCGGGCCGCCGCCATGGATACCAGCGACGGCCTCACCGATGCGATTGCCCAGGTGTGTGCCCAAAGCGGCTGCGGCGCGGTGGTGGACCTGGCGGCCCTGCCTATCGACGCGGCGACAGCCCAGGTGGCCGCAAAGCAGGCCACCGCCTGGGCGCTCGGGGGCGGTGAGGATTACGAGCTGTTGATTGCGCTGGAGCCCGATGCCGCGACGCAACTGGTGCAACGGCTTGCAGCGATTGGTATCGGCGGGGCGATCGTCGGGCAGGCGGTGGCGGGAGACCAGGTTGTGGACACCGAAGACCGGCCGCTCGAAGCCCCCGGCTTCGAGCACTTCAATCGACCGTAAAATGGCGGTGTAGGCCCTGGAGTCGCCGATGCAGTCCAAAAATTACTTCCGCAAGGGTTTCGGTCTCAAAGCCGAGGTGCAGGACGATCTCAAGGCGGAGTACGAATCTTCGCTCATCCACGAAATTCGCGCCAACGGCTACACATTGCAGCGCGGCGGGGTGACCATTCGCCTGGCGGAGGCGTTCGGCTTTTGCTGGGGAGTGGACAAGGCGGTGTCGATGGCCTACGAGACGCACCGGAAGTTTCCCGACCGCCAGCTGTGGATCACCAACGAGATCATCCACAACCCGCTGGTCAACCAGCACCTGCGCGCGATGGGCATCCGCTTTCTCGACGAAGACGAAAGCGGTCGGCGCGTGCCCAAGGACTTCGATCGCGTGAGCGAGGCGGATGTGGTGATTTTGCCCGCCTTCGGCGCTTCCACCCAGGAGATGCAGATTCTTGACGATAAAAACTGTGTCATCGTCGATACTACCTGCCCCTGGGTCTCGGCGGTCTGGAACCGGGTGGGCAAGTACGACCGGGCCGAATTCACCTCGATCATCCACGGCAAGTACCAGCACGAGGAGACGGTGGCGACCGCTTCGCGCGCCCGCCGCTATCTGGTGGTGCTCAACTTGGAGGAGGCCCAGCAGGTGTGCGACTACATCCTCCACGGCGGCGATCGCCGGGCGTTTTTGGCCCACTTCGGCCCGGCGGCTTGCGAGGGCTTCGACCCCGACTGCGACCTGGTGCGCGTCGGCATCGCCAATCAGACCACGATGCTCAAGGGCGAGACCGAGCGCATCGGCAAGTTGTTCGAGCGCACGATGATGCGCCGCTACGGCCCTGCGAACCTGGCCGACCACTTCATGAGCCACGACACGATCTGCGACGCCACCCAGGAGCGCCAGGACGCCATGTTCAAGCTCGTCGAGGAGCCGCTGGATCTGCTGGTCGTCATCGGCGGCTACAACTCCTCCAACACCACCCACCTGCAGGAGATTGCCGTCGAGCGGGGTCTGTCTTCCTTTCATATCGACGGGGCTGCCCGTCTGGTCTCGCCGCAATTTATCGAGCACCGCGACTTGCACAGCAAATCGCTGGTGCGCACCAAAAACTGGCTTCCGGCCGGAGCGGTGACCGTCGGGGTGACCGCCGGGGCTTCCACGCCCGACCGGGTGGTGGCCGAGGTGATCGCCCGGATTTTTGAACTGAAGGGCGTGGGCGAGCCGGGCGCCACCGCAGCCATATCCTCCTCGGCGCTCTAGAGCGCCGAGGGTAGCCCTGCGCCTTCACTACGCAGCCCAGCGCCCTTAACCGACGCGCTGTAGGCGGGAACGGCTTCGCGGGCGGCGGGGGGCAAGCGGTGGAACCAGCCGGTGAGGGCGATGGCCAGGGCGTCGGCGGCGTCGTCGGGTTTGGGCACGGCAATCAGCCCCAACTCGCGCTGCACGGCCTCCTGGATGGCGCGTTTGTCGGCGCGGCCGTCGCCGGCGAGGGCGAGTTTGACCTGGGGCGGACTGAATTCGACATAGGGCACCCCGTGCTGGGCGGCGCACAGGAGCACCACCCCCCGCGCCTGGGCCACCGAGATCGTGTTGCCCATCTTGTAGAAGAAGAGTTTTTCGATAGCAACCAGGTCGGGCTTGTGGGCAGAAAATAAACTGTTGATGTCTTCGTAGATGGCCGCAAGTCTTGCTTCGAAGGCGGTTTTTGCCGAAGTCTGCACGATGCCGTAGTCGCACACCACCGGCGGAGCGCTGTCAAAAAAGTCGAGCACTCCGTAACCGACGATCGCCACGCCCGGATCGAGACCGAAAATCCGCATGCCGCACATTTTGCGAGATACTGCCCAGACTACAACCTGCGGACGCTAAATCTTCAGGGGTTTACTATCATCGGGGGTGGATATTCGCAGGAGATGCTATGCGCTGGGCCGGATATGGACTGTTGTGCACCGTGTTGCTCCTGGCCGGCTGCGGCGAAGCGAGCAAAATCGAAATCGCCCTCAAAGATCTCGTCGTCGTCGACTGCCCCCCCGGCAGTAAAGGGGGAGCGAGCATCAGCCTCAACGACTCGGTCAACGTGCCGACGCGCTGCTACCGCCTTCGGGGGACGGCGGTCAATCCTGCCGAGAAACCGGCCAAAAATGTCGACGTTTTCGGCAAGATCACCGACGCCAACGGCACCCTCGCCATTACCCGGCGGCGGGTAGGTTCGCTGGCTGAGGTTGCGGCGGGGACCAGTGCGATCGCACTCGATGTCTACCTGCCCGAGACGGCCAAGCCTCCCTTTAAACTCGAAAATATGAAAGCGGCGGGTTTTCCCAACCAGGTCGACCGGCGCCAGAACGCCGGGGGCAGCTAGAGCAGGTGTCAGGCGTCAGGTGGCCAGACGAAACGCCTGCGATTCGAGGGCAAGCACCACCGGGCCGTACTCGTCCCCTTCGTCCAGTTCGATAATCCACAGCCCGGAGCGATCGAGGGCGCGAATGCGGCCGAGTTGTCCCCAGTAGCACTCGTAGAGGACAATCACCTGCCGGCCTAAAAAGCTGAGTCCCTGTAACATCTCCTACTTCGCTCCCACCGTGTACCCCTTAACCTACTGACCACTGCGTCCGGCTGGTCTGTGCCCGGACCGGTTGTTATAATTTATTCCGTGAAAGTCGGTTTTGAGTGTATTTTACATAGCAAAAGTCAAAATATCGCGGAATCCTACATAGCTATCATGCCGAAGGCCACGGGGGAGAAGAAAAAGGGTAAGACCGGGCGACCAAAAAAGTTTGGACGTCCCTCGAAGTCTTATTATCTGGTCTTACCCGAGGATGTGGTGATTCGCCTGCGCGAGATCGACTCCGACATGGCGACGGCAATCGTCAAGCTGGTGGAGGGCACCCAGTTCACCCCGGTACCCGACGGTGTCGAGGTGCACCTGCTGGCTCCGGAGACGGCGCTGGTGTGGGTGGGGGAGATTGCCCCGCTGTTGAGCTGGCCGGGAGTTTTCCTGCACAAAGTCGAGGTGGGTCGCTTTTTACTCGTGCTCGACCGCCACTACGATCTGGCGCGCTTCGAACTCGATGTGCGCGACTGGATCGAAGCGGGAAAATCTACCGGTGAGGAGGCCGACGCTTTTGAGAAACTGGCCGAGGGCTTGCGCCAGATGCGCCTGCAAAACCAGTCGCTGCGCGGTGCCACCTTTTTGTAACAAATTGTAGAGAGTGGATCACATTTATTTAGATCTCCACTGGTCGGGGCTGCCCATTCCTGCTGCTGCTCGTGTATATTGTCAATAAGCAAAGCTTTTTGAGAACGGCCCATGGTCAACTCTACCCAGTACACATCGGCGGCCCTCAAAGCGGAACTCAATTCGAAGGGCTGGCGGATGACTCCCCAGCGCGAGACGATCTTGAAGGTGTTCCAGGAGCTGCCGGAGGGCAATCACCTCAATGCCGAGGAGCTGCACGCGCGGCTGGAGACATCGAGCGGCATCAGTCTTTCGACGGTTTACCGCACGTTGAAGCTCATGGCGCGCATGGGCATCCTGCGCGAGCTTGAACTGGCCGAAGGCCACAAGCACTACGAAATTAACCAACCCTACCCCCACCACCACCACCATCTGGTCTGCGTCAAGTGCTACCGCACCATCGAATTTAAAAGCAACCCAATTCTCACCATCGGTTCGAAGGCGGCCATCGAGCGCGGCTTCAAGCTGCTCGACTGCCAGCTGACCATCCACGCGGTTTGCCCGGAGTGCCAGCGCTCGATCGTGCCGCTGTAGCGGTCCCCGCCCTTAAAATAGGGCGATGATTTCCCGCCGGTTGTTTTCTCTGTTCGCCCTGGGCGGGCTGTGGCCGCTGCTTCAGCCTACTGCGGTGCTGGCCCGCGAGCGCCGCAACTGGGTGGAGCGCACCCTGGCGAGCCTGAGCCTCGAAGCGAAAATCGGCCAAGTCATGATGCCGATGCTCGAATCGCCCGAGGAGGGGCGCGTTTTAGTCGAGCGCTTTGGAGTGGGGGGATTGATCATCTACCGCACCGGCGCGCGCGCCCTGGCCGAGCAACTCAATGCCCTGCAGGCGGCCAGTGCCGTGCCGCTGTTGGTGAGCGCCGATTTCGAGCGCGGGGTGGGTGCTTACATCGACGGGGCCACGGACTTGCCTATCGCCATGGCCCTGGGGGCGGCGGGGGATACGGCTCTGGCGCGCGCGGCGGGGGAGATCACCGCCCGCGAGGCGCGCGCCCTCGGGGTGCACGTCGTCTTTGCGCCGGTACTCGATGTCAACAACAACCCGCGCAACCCGATCATCAACGTGCGCTCCTTCGGCCAGTCGCCTGAGTTGGTAAGCCGCCTGGGAGCAGCCTACATCGCCGGGCTGGAGTCCCAGGGGGCGATGGCCACCGCCAAGCACTTTCCCGGCCACGGCAACGTCAGCGCCGACACCCACCGCGAATTGGCCGCCCTCCCAGGCAACCTGGTCGCTCTGGAACAAGTCGAGCTGAAACCCTTTCGCAGTGTGCTGTCCGGCCGCGCTCCCCACGGCGTCATGGCCGCCCATCTCTGGGTACAGGCGATTGATCCCGAGCCGGTGCCTGCCACCTGTTCGCCCCGGGTAATCGAGGGCTTTTTGCGGCGGGAGTTGGGTTATGGCGGCCTGGTCTACACCGATTCGCTGGGGATGGGGGCGGTCGTCGAGTACGCAAAAGGCGACTACGCCCGCGCCCAGGTGCTCGCCCTCGAAGCGGGCTGCGATGTGCTGGTCATCCCGACCGGCCTGAATGCGAAGGGCGAACAGTCACCGCTAGTAGGTGTGGAGATCGGAACGAAAGCGATTCGTACGGCTCTTCGCGAAGGGCGCCTGAGCGAAGCGCGCCTGGACCGCTCGGTGCGGCGCATTCTGGAGGCCAAAGCCTGGGCGGGTCTGGATCGCTCCTCACAAGTCAATCTGGCTGGTCTCGCCATCCTGGGCAATGCTGCCCACCAGCAGGCAGCCGAGCGCATCGCCCGCCGCGCCCTCACCCTGGTGCAAGATCGCGGTCCACTATTGCCGCTTGCCCCCGAACGCCGGTTGGGGGTGGTGAGCCTCACCAACTTTGAAGGGGCAGGAGCCTTCGGCCGCGACAGCGATGAATTTGTTCCTGCCCTCAGGCGTTTGCGCCCCTTTGAGCATGTTCGTTTGTCGCTGGTACCCACCCCCGCCGAACTGGAGGCCGCCCGCACCCTGGCGCGCAACTGCGACGCGCTGGTGGTGGCCGCTTACTTGAAAGTCTTCGTGGGCGACAACAGCGCGGATCTGATCCCCGTACACCTGAAGGCCCTTGAGGACCTCCGGGCCGTCAATCCGCGCATCGTATTTATCTCCTTCGGCAGCCCCTACGCCCTGACGGCCATGCGGCAGCTGCCGACGCTCATTTGCGCCTACGACGATTCCAAAGCGAGCCAAGTGACGGCTGCCGCCGCCCTATTTTCCGCTGAGCCTTGGCGCGGCAAACTGCCTGTCAGCATCGAGCGTTAAATGTTGTGTGGGTGATTCGAGGATGCCGCACCAACTTGAGTAGATGTGTGCGTGCCATTGCGCGCTATTGCCGGTTCAGCAAAGCTTATTAAGATAGCGAAAAGTCCAGATTGACGGGCTCTTCCAACAGGACATTGATCATATTCATGTTGGTGCTTTGGACCTCCGGGCTGACCGACTCGACTTGAAAATTGCTCGTCCATACACGGCCTTCGCCACCGAGCAAAACGCCAAAAGCAATGTGCATGCTGGTGGGTGGGATATCGAGTACAACCGCGTAGCGCGCCCAGTCTGTCGTGCCGCGAACCGGCCGGTTGTGCATGTTGTCAAAGCCTAACACCCTGCCCATGTCTCCATCGATGCGCATCCACAACCCCGCCCAGGTTGCAGCCTCGGTTTTGAGATTCGCGGACAGACGCAGGCGCATACCCAGGTAGCGCGAAGCGCTAATTGTCTGCACAAGAGTACCGAAGCCAGCGGGTGTGGCGACGATACTCTGCATCAAAATACCAGTCTTGCCCTGCGGGTCCGTCGTCCCATTTCTATAGACGGCATAGTCCTGGGGATGACTGCCGACAAGCATCCAGCCTTCAGGAACCCGTTCTTGATTTTGAGCACATTGCATAGAATCCTCGCTTTTGATGTTGGCTTGGTTAGTAAAGTCGTCGTCTTCCAAGTTCAGGTGGAAGGCCCTGAATAAATAGAAGAGGGTTTGCCGGTCCACGCCAGTATCGCCATTGAGCACCTTGGCGATCGTGATCGGAGCCAGCCCAGTGAGCCCGCTCAGCTCTTCGAGGGTATAGCGATCCCCATCGTTGCTCCAAATTTCCATGTTGTGTTTGGTGTCCTGGAGTTTCTTGAAGCCCTTGGCTGTGAGGATGACGCCACGCCTGCGCTTGGGAGCTAAACTTTTCATTTTCGCCGGTTCCTTGGAGCCTTCGGCCAGTCTCTGGTTGCGTGCGATGCCGCGTAACCCGTTCTGAGCACCAATATGGGGCAGCAAGGGCGTCTATGCCAGCAAAGATCTATGCGATAAGACAAAAGCTCTGGGACCGTAGCCTGCGAACAAACGGACCTCAAACATGCATGAAACCGCCATTGACGACGAGATCTTCGCCGGTGATGTAGGACGCTTCGTCGCTGGCTGGAAACACCACCGCCTGGGCGATTTCCGCCGGTGTGCCCGTGCGGCCAAGGGGAGCCGACTGCTTGACGAAGGCGGCAAAGCCGTCGAGCGCTGCTTGGGAGAGGCCCATCTTGCCCTGGAAGGGTGTGGGAATTAGGCCGGGACTGACCGCGTTGACCCGGATCCCGCGCGGGGCCAGTTCGGCGGCGAGGGTGCGGGCCAACGCGCGCACCGCCGCCTTGGTGGCAAAGTAGACGCTGCCCATTGCCATGCCCTTTTTGTGAACCGCCGAGGCGTCGCCTTCTCAATTTTGAAGTGCCACAGGGCCTGACTCACCCAAGAACACCTCTCGCGAGGTCCGATAACCCAGCGATTTTCGCAGCCGGTCATTCAGCAAGTCTACGGCCTGCTGCATTCGACGCGGCAGAGCACCCCACGTCTGTCCTTGGCCGTTACCGCGGCTCCGCCCGGGGAGCGCTTTCGGGCTCACCAGGGTCCTGCGGCGCGCTGCTCTCGTTCGGCTGCGCGGATGGCTCACAGAAAACCCGACGGCTATACAACCGGAAGGAGAAAGCATTGTGTCCACCGGCAGAGGGGATAGATGCCGTTAAAGCATTAGTTTTGATTCACAAACTTGCACAGGGCCACGGCCATGGAAAATCTTGAAACCGCCAGAGATATGCCCGAGACGCTACGCAGCTCGATCGAGATGCTCATGCTCGACACTACCGAGCCGCTCGATCCGCTGCTGTCGCTCAAGCTCACCAACCTGACGATGAACGTTGCCAAGATCGTCTACATGATGGGATTACAGGACGGCCGCTCCGGTTCTTCTGTGTACTCCTGAGCATACGCCGCACTGCAAAGTCGATATAAATTGTATTTGTACATCTATGTAGCGCCGACAATGTGCGGCGCAGTAGAAAAGTCGGCCGAAGCATTTGTCCGACGGTAGCATCTGAAAGCTGCTCGCAAAAGCGAGGATTTCAGTGGCTACCGTCAGCGATATTACTGTCCAGACCATGGATGGACAGGCCCGTTCCCTTGGCGAATACAGAGGACATGTCCTGCTTATTGTCAACGTCGCTTCCTACTGTGGCTATACGCCCCAGTATGCGGGCCTCGAAAGGCTCTACCGCCGCTACAAAGATGCCGGGTTGCGGTTGCTGGCCTTTCCCTGCAACGACTTCGGAGGACAGGAACCGGGTTCCAACGCCGAGATCGTCCAGTTTTGCAGCCGCTACGACGTCAGCTTCGAACTGTTCGACAAGGTGGGTGCGCGCGGCTATTACAAGCACCCCCTGTACGTGCGCCTAAGCGAAGCGGTCGAACCTGCGGGAGATGTGTCCTGGAATTTTGAGAAATTTTTGATCGCCAGATCGGGGGAGGTCATGGGCCGTTACCGCAGCGGCATCGGCCCGGAAGATCCGCAACTGGTTGGCGATATCGAACGCGAGCTGGCGAAAAGTTAGTTTATTGCTTGTTGCCTTTGCTGCCCTTAACTTTGCTGTCCTTGACCGCATTGCCAAATTTGCTGCTCAGGAAGCTGCGGAACTTGTTGATCAAGTTGGGTTTTGGGCGCTGGGCAAGCTGGATCTGGTCGTCGGGAAATTCCTTGCGCCGAAAACCGTACTCTAGTGGATTGGTGGCCTTGCGCAAAGCGGCGTACTGCCTGAGGGCGCTCTGGCGCAGTTTTTCTTCGGAATCGAAAATCGCCTGCTCGACGAGATTAGAAGCAACGGCGATCGCCCCGGCCGCCTTCCACTCGTCCTGGCCGGACTCGCGCACGAAAATTTCAAAGGTCGGCTCACCCTTTTTCTCGGCCGCCTCGTAGCGGCGGCGCGCCTGAAATTCTTCGTCACTCAGCCGCGGTGCCGCACGACGGCGCTTGGGCGCGGCAGGTTTGGCGGGCTCGACGGGTTTGCCGAAGCCTTTCGCTCGGGGGTCCGATTGCTCTGCCATTTTTTCTCCTTGCACTGGGTCCGGTCTTTCGATTATCGCGGCAAAGGCGGCTCGCGCGGCGAATCGATTGCCCGGCTCATCAATGGTACTTGAGCGCTTCCATCAGTTCTTCGACGATCCGGCCCTGGTCGCCCCGCTCGTAGGCGGTGGTGACGTGCGCTTCGAGGTGACCGCGCAGAACCACCTCCCCGGCCCGGCTGAGGGCTCCCTGCACCGCCTTGAGCTGGCGAAGCACATCGATGCAGTAAATTTCTGGGTCGTCGAGCATCTTCTGGATGCTCTCCAGATGCCCTTTGGCAATCGCAAGCCGGCGGGCCGCCTGTTGGCGGCTTTGCGCCGGCATGCACAGATGGTGGGTGGCACCCTGGACGGCTTTTTTGCTCATCGTGCCTCCACCAATTCCGCTCCAAACCCTTGGGCGGCGACAGCCGCCGTGAGCCGCTCAGGGTCGGTGTCCCCTTCGACGATTGCCCGTCCGGTGCTCAGATCTACCGCCACGGCCTCGACGCCCGGTTGCGCTTTGAGAATCCAGGCGACGCTCTCCTCACAACCGGCGCAGGTCATGCCGGTGATCTTTAACTCGATGGCCATGTCCTCAATCTCCAATGCTGACCCCCCTGGGGAGGATATGAATTTATTCTACTGTCGGCCTAGCTCCCGCGACGAGCATTTTCGGTCTGCCTAAAGAAACACAGGGTTTTTGCACTGCTATCATATTAGTGGATTTCCGGGCAAGGGAAGTTAACCCTCCAGGGGAGGATAGGGTGAGTAAATCTTTTGAAGTCGAAGTGCGCGGAATGACCTGTGCCTCGTGCGCCAGCCGGTTGGAGCGGGTGCTGGGCCGGCTGGACGGGGTGGTGGCCGCGAGCGTCAATCTGACCACCGAACGGGCACAGGTGAGTTACGTGCCGCCCGCCGAGCCGGGGCACTTGCGCGCGGCCATCGAAGCAGCAGGGTTCAAAGTTCCCGCTGCTGCCGATACTGCTGATACTGCCGCAGAAGCCTCCGCCCCCGACACCGACGCGCGCACCCAGCAAACGGCAGCACTGAAGGCATCGGTGATCTTCTCGGCCGCCTTCGCCGTGCCGCTGGCAGTCCTTGCAATGTTGCCGATGCTCTGGCCGGTCCTGGAGACGGCCATGATGGCCGCCGCTCCCGAAACCGTCTGGCGCTGGTTGATGCTCGCACTGGCCACCCCGGTGCAGTTCGGGCCGGGGCTGAGGTTCTACCGCAGCGGCTGGGCGAGCCTCCGCCACGGGGCGCCCGACATGAACGCGCTGGTAATGATCGGCACTTCCGCTGCCTACTGCTACAGTGCTACGGCGGTGCTGTTTGCGGGGTGGTTTCCAGCGGGTACCGGCCACGTCTATTTCGAGGCGAGCGCCGTGGTGATCGCCTTGATTTTGCTGGGCCGCTACTGCGAGTCGCTGGCCAAGGGGCGCGCCTCCGAGGCGATGAAGCGTCTGTTGAACCTGCAGCCGCCCACCGCCCGGGTGGTGCGCGGCGACAGCGAGCAGGAGGTGCCCGTCGCGGCAGTCGCGGTGGGGGATGTGGTCGCCGTGCGGCCCGGTGAAAAGGTGCCGGTCGATGGCGAGGTGCTCTCAGGCGCCAGTTACGTCGATGAGAGCATGATCACCGGCGAGCCGCTGCCGGTGGCCAAGGGCAAAGGGGCGACGGTCGTAGGGGGGACGATCAACCAGAACGGCGCCTTTCGCTTCTGGGTAAGCCGTGTGGGAGCTGGGACCGTACTGGCACAGATTATGCGGCTGGTGGAGACCGCCCAGGCATCCAAACCGGCCATTCAGGGGTTGGCGGATAGAGTCGTGGCCTACTTCGTGCCCGTCGTGCTGGTCATCGCCGCGCTTACCTTCGTGCTCTGGGTGGTCTTCGGCGGCCCTACCGCCATCGGTTTCGCCCTGGTCAACACGGTGGCGGTGCTGATCATCGCCTGCCCCTGCGCTATGGGTCTTGCCACCCCCACCTCGGTGATGGTGGGCACCGGCAAAGCGGCCGAACTGGGGGTGCTCTTCCGGCGGGGTGCGGCCCTGGAGGCGCTCGCAAACGTGCAGGTGGTGGCCCTCGACAAGACCGGCACCCTCACCCGCGGCCGGCCGGAGTTGACCGATTTTCTGGTCCAAAGCGGTTTTGAGCGCCAGGCGGTCTTGATCCTGGTGGCCGCGGCCGAATCGGTGAGCGAACACCCGCTGGCGCGGGCGCTGAGCGCTGCGGTGGGCGACGTTCCTTTGCCCGGGGCGGAGCACTTCGCCGCCATCCCCGGTTACGGCATCGAAGCGGTGGTGCAGGGCCGCCAGGTGCAGGTGGGGTCTGAGCGCTATATGCGTCGCCTCGGCGTTGCCACCGACTCGGTAACTTCCCAGGCTACTGCCCTTGCTGCGGCGGGCAGAAGCCCAATCTACGCTGCCCTGGACGGGCAATTGGCGGCCGTACTCGCCGTGGCCGACCCGATCAAACCTGAAAGCCGCGCCGCTGTCGAGCAATTGCACCGCCAGGGTCTGCAAGTAGTCATGGTGAGCGGCGACAACCGCCGCACCGCCGAGGCGATCGCCCGCGAACTGGGCATCGAAACGGTGATCGCCGAAGTGCTCCCGGAGGCCAAAGCCGAAACGGTGCGCAAGTTGCAAAGCGCCGGCCGGCCGGTGGCGTTCGTGGGAGACGGCATCAACGACGCCCCGGCCCTCGCCCAGGCCGACGTCGGTATCGCGATCGGCACCGGCACCGACATCGCCATCGAGACCGGCGAGGTGATCTTGCTGGCGGGCGATGTGGGCGGTGTGCCCAACGCCATTGCCCTTGCCCG
Protein-coding sequences here:
- a CDS encoding heavy metal translocating P-type ATPase; the protein is MSKSFEVEVRGMTCASCASRLERVLGRLDGVVAASVNLTTERAQVSYVPPAEPGHLRAAIEAAGFKVPAAADTADTAAEASAPDTDARTQQTAALKASVIFSAAFAVPLAVLAMLPMLWPVLETAMMAAAPETVWRWLMLALATPVQFGPGLRFYRSGWASLRHGAPDMNALVMIGTSAAYCYSATAVLFAGWFPAGTGHVYFEASAVVIALILLGRYCESLAKGRASEAMKRLLNLQPPTARVVRGDSEQEVPVAAVAVGDVVAVRPGEKVPVDGEVLSGASYVDESMITGEPLPVAKGKGATVVGGTINQNGAFRFWVSRVGAGTVLAQIMRLVETAQASKPAIQGLADRVVAYFVPVVLVIAALTFVLWVVFGGPTAIGFALVNTVAVLIIACPCAMGLATPTSVMVGTGKAAELGVLFRRGAALEALANVQVVALDKTGTLTRGRPELTDFLVQSGFERQAVLILVAAAESVSEHPLARALSAAVGDVPLPGAEHFAAIPGYGIEAVVQGRQVQVGSERYMRRLGVATDSVTSQATALAAAGRSPIYAALDGQLAAVLAVADPIKPESRAAVEQLHRQGLQVVMVSGDNRRTAEAIARELGIETVIAEVLPEAKAETVRKLQSAGRPVAFVGDGINDAPALAQADVGIAIGTGTDIAIETGEVILLAGDVGGVPNAIALARATLTNIKVNLFWAFAYNILLIPVAAGVLYPALGWLLNPVLAAAAMGFSSLFVVSNALRLRRFRPPLAHHAA